The genomic interval CGCTGGAGCCGGAATGGGAGGGCCATGTGACCCTGGAGTTCTCCAACACCACCACCCTGCCGGCGAAGATCTACGCCAACGAGGGCGTGGCACAGATGCTCTTCCTCGAGTCCGACGAACCCTGCGAGGTGTCCTACAAGGACCGCGGCGGCAAGTATCAGGGGCAGACCGGGGTGACCCTGCCGAAGGCGTGAGTGGCAGCGGCATCGCTGTCATCGGACTTTCGGCGGGCTCGGGGAATTACTCCGCTCCGGCGGACTCTACCGACTGTAGCCATCGGGCCGGCAGCGTGCCGTCCCTCACAGTCGGAGGTCGTCATGGAAATCCGTCATCACAGCGAACCCCTTCCCCAGCCCTCGGTGGCAGCGCAGGCATTACCCGGCCGGCCCTGGATGGCCAGTAATCCTTCCGGCGATCCGGAACCGGGCGTGCCGACGCAGCCCCATGAGCCCGGTGTGCCGACGCAACCGACCGAGCCGGGAGAGCCGACCCGGCCGGACCAGCCTCCGCCGGCGCCGGTGGCCTGAGCGCCTGCCCAAGCACAGCACCCGTTCACCGGGCGCTGTGCCGCGCTTCCGCCAGCAGGCCGACGACTTCCTGGTCGGTGGTTTCGGCGAAATCGCCATAATGTTGCGCGATCGAGCCAAAGGGCTCGGGCATGGCCAGGCAGACCAACTCGTCCACCAGCAGCTGCAGGTCCTTGGCGACTTCCCGGGGAGCGACCGGCACGGCCAGGATCAACTGCGCGGGAGCGGACTTGGCCAGGCCCTTCAGGGCTGCCCGTACGCTGCTGCCGGTGTCGATGCCGTCGTCCACCAGGATCACGTAGCGTCCGGCCACCGGTATCGGCGGCTCGCTGCAATACAGCCGTCGGGCACGCTCCAGCTCCTGCAGCTGACGCTGCATTTCCTCCTCGAACCAGCCGGACGGCGGGCGCACCTGGCGCATCACTTCCTCGTTGACCACGAATTGCGGATTGGCGCCGTCGATCACCGCCCCGAGCGCAAGCCCGCTATGTCCGGGCGCGCCGATCCGACGCACCAGCAGGATGTCCAGTTCGGTGTGCAGCATCCTGGCGGCTTCGAAGGCGACCGGGACACCGCCGCGGGGCAGGGCGAGCACCAGCGGACGGTTCGCCGCATGGGGCATCAGCGCTTCGGCCAGCTCCAGGCCGGCGCTGCGGCGATCGAGGAACAGGTGGGAGGCGTGGCTGGTTCCATGCATGGGGTCATTCTCCGAACGGGTAGGTTTCGGCCTGCCCCACCTGCGGCTGGCGGGGCCCCAGGGGCGTGACGGCGCGGGTTTTCTCCAGCCAGATCCAGGCATCGAACTGTTCGGCCAGCACGGCTTCGAAATAATGGCTCTGGCGCTCGCTCTCGGGTCGGTAGATCACGCCGATGGCGCGTTCCAGCAGGGTCTGGGAAAGGACCGCACGCAGTTCGATGGGGGCGTCGTCACGCCAGTCGGTGAGCGAGGCGGGGATGCCGGTCTGTAGGAACAGGTGTTCCCAGCTGTCCGGGCGCGACGGACGGACCTGCTTGATGCGCATCGGCTCGTCCCATTCGTTGGCGCACGCCACTTCGCCGCGGTCGGTGCCCATGCCGATCAGCACGGCATCCCTGCCCCATGCGGTGCGGCTCAGTTCGCCGATGTTGAACTCGCCGGCCCAGCCCATGGCCGTTGCGTCGGCATTGCCGATGTGCGAATTGTGCGCCCAGACCACCGCCCTGGCCTCGGGACTGCGGTGCTCCAGCAGATGACGCAGGGTGTCGAACATGTGCCGATCGCGCAGGTTCCAGGAGGCGCTGGAACCGTGGTACATGATCCGGTAGTAGTGCTCGGCAGCCCGCACCACGCGGGCGTTCTGGGCGGCGTCGAAGAAGTCCTCGCCATCCTGGCCGAGGGCCGCCAGGCGCAGCTCGAGCAGGCTGCGCAACTGCTCGATCACCGCCTCCTCGCAGGACTGGCGGCCATAGAGGACATCGCGACCGTAGCGGGTCGGTGCATCCTTCCAGGGCATTAGACAGCCGTAGCGCTGGCGTGCGGCCCGGGCAGCCTGGGTGTCGATCTTGTCCAGGTAGTCCAGTACCGCGCCGATCGAGGCGCCCATGCTGTAGACATCCAGGCCGCGGAACTCGACGCGCCGTTCGTACGGCAGGTCCCGGTTGAAGCGGCTCAGCCAGTCGCAGAATTCGGCGACCTCCAGATTGCGCCACATCCAGATTGGAAAGCGCTGGAAGGCCTGGCGCTCCCAGTCGGGACGCTGCTGCCGGCGCACCTGGCGATCGATCTGGGCGGCGTCCGGCCAGTCGGCTTCGACAGCGACGATGTTGAAACCATGCCGCTCGATCAGCCGCCGGGTGATCGCCGCGCGGGTGCGGTAGAACTCGGAGGTGCCGTGGCTCGCCTCGCCGATCAGCACCACCCGGGCATCGCCATAGCGGTCGAACAGGCTGGGGAACGCCTCGCTGTCGAGCGCAGGCAGGGAAATGGCATGACGGCGCAGCACTTCCACGTGCTCCCGGACTTCCGGCGAGGCAGAGCGGGTCTCGAAAGGCTTTCTCATGCAGGCCTCCTGAAGGCCTGTCCCTGCGGACGGGCCCGGGACAGGCGTTGGCAGGATTCTTCAGAAAGCCTAGCCACATTTGGCCGACTGGCGAACTGTGCGAAGGGGGGCTAGTCTGACTCTTAACTTGGATTGGAATGCCTATCCGCATCAGTGGTTGGAACGGAGGAGCAAGACATGGCTATTTGGTCGATTACATTCAACAAGGACGGTAATACGGTCAAGATGGTGACCGAGTCAGTGGCCAAGCCAACCGTGGAGGAAGCTAGTCAGAAAGTGCTGGAACTGGCGCGGCGTGAGGGATTCGAGCCTCAGGACAGGGAAGGCGGTAGCGCGGGAAACGGGGCCAAGGAGCCGGCAGTGCAACTGTTCGAGCGCTATGGCATTACCTTGAGTGGCATCTTGAAGACGGGGTGAGACGCAAGGTTCTGTCTTAGGTGTTCATCCCCGGTCGCCAGCGGCGATGACGGCCGGGGGTTGCTGCTTTTTCGCCATCAAGTTCCCATCCATTCAAGCCTACGGCACCAGCAGCAGACGCTGGTTGCCGTAGGTCTTGTCCAGATTCTCCGCCTTGAAGGGAAAGCTCATGTAGCGCCCTTCGAGCCAGGCATCGATCCCATCCTTGTAATGCGGACTGGCCGGATTGCCGGATTGGCCGGTACTGTTCAGCCCGAGCATGGGCTCTTCGCGTGCGAAGTCGACGACGATGCGCATGGCCGGAATCAGCTGGCTGTCGAAGTCCTGCCCCCAGCGATAGGCAGAAACGTTCAGCGTGCCATGGTCGCCACCGGCGGGATCGGGCGCTCGGTTCAGGT from Azotobacter salinestris carries:
- a CDS encoding erythromycin esterase family protein, which encodes MRKPFETRSASPEVREHVEVLRRHAISLPALDSEAFPSLFDRYGDARVVLIGEASHGTSEFYRTRAAITRRLIERHGFNIVAVEADWPDAAQIDRQVRRQQRPDWERQAFQRFPIWMWRNLEVAEFCDWLSRFNRDLPYERRVEFRGLDVYSMGASIGAVLDYLDKIDTQAARAARQRYGCLMPWKDAPTRYGRDVLYGRQSCEEAVIEQLRSLLELRLAALGQDGEDFFDAAQNARVVRAAEHYYRIMYHGSSASWNLRDRHMFDTLRHLLEHRSPEARAVVWAHNSHIGNADATAMGWAGEFNIGELSRTAWGRDAVLIGMGTDRGEVACANEWDEPMRIKQVRPSRPDSWEHLFLQTGIPASLTDWRDDAPIELRAVLSQTLLERAIGVIYRPESERQSHYFEAVLAEQFDAWIWLEKTRAVTPLGPRQPQVGQAETYPFGE
- a CDS encoding phosphoribosyltransferase; this translates as MHGTSHASHLFLDRRSAGLELAEALMPHAANRPLVLALPRGGVPVAFEAARMLHTELDILLVRRIGAPGHSGLALGAVIDGANPQFVVNEEVMRQVRPPSGWFEEEMQRQLQELERARRLYCSEPPIPVAGRYVILVDDGIDTGSSVRAALKGLAKSAPAQLILAVPVAPREVAKDLQLLVDELVCLAMPEPFGSIAQHYGDFAETTDQEVVGLLAEARHSAR